In one Balaenoptera ricei isolate mBalRic1 chromosome 20, mBalRic1.hap2, whole genome shotgun sequence genomic region, the following are encoded:
- the LOC132354840 gene encoding heterogeneous nuclear ribonucleoprotein D-like, with product MEGMNEYSNIEEFAEGSKINASKNQQDDGKMFIGGLSWDTSKKDLTEYLSRFGEVVDCTIKTDPVTGRSRGFGFVLFKDPASVDKVLEMKAHKLDGKLIDPKRSKALKGKEPPKKVFVGGLSPDTSEEQIKEYFGAFGEIENIELPMDTKTNERRGFCFITYTDEEPVKKLLESRYHQIGSGKCEIKVAQPKEVYRQQQQQQKGGRGAVAGGRGGTRGRGRGQGQNWNQGFNNYYDQGYGNYNSAYGGDQNYSGYGSYDYTGYNYGNYGYGQGYTDYSGQQSTYGKASRGGGNHQNNYQPY from the coding sequence ATGGAAGGCATGAACGAGTACAGCAACATAGAGGAATTCGCAGAGGGATCCAAGATCAACGCGAGCAAGAATCAGCAGGATGACGGTAAAATGTTTATTGGAGGCTTGAGCTGGGATACAAGCAAGAAAGATCTGACTGAATATTTGTCTCGATTTGGGGAAGTTGTAGACTGCACAATTAAAACAGATCCAGTCACTGGAAGATCAAGAGGATTTGGATTTGTGCTTTTCAAAGATCCTGCTAGTGTTGATAAGGTTTTGGAAATGAAAGCACACAAGCTGGATGGCAAATTGATAGACCCTAAAAGATCCAAAGCTTTAAAAGGGAAGGAACCCCCTAAAAAGGTTTTTGTGGGTGGATTGAGCCCAGATACttcagaagaacaaattaaagaatattttggaGCCTTTGGAGAGATTGAAAATATTGAACTTcccatggatacaaaaacaaatgaaagaagaggATTTTGTTTTATTACATATACAGACGAAGAGCCAGTAAAGAAATTGTTAGAAAGCAGATATCATCAAATTGGTTCTGGGAAGTGTGAAATCAAAGTTGCACAACCCAAAGAGGTATATaggcagcaacagcaacaacaaaaaggaggaagaggtgcTGTAGCTGGTGGACGAGGTGGTACTAGGGGTCGTGGCCGAGGTCAGGGCCAAAACTGGAACCAAGGATTTAATAACTATTATGATCAAGGATATGGAAATTACAACAGTGCCTATGGTGGTGATCAAAACTATAGTGGCTATGGCAGCTATGATTATACTGGGTATAACTATGGGAACTATGGATATGGACAGGGATATACAGACTACAGTGGCCAACAGAGCACTTACGGCAAGGCATCTCGAGGGGGTGGCAATCACCAAAATAATTACCAGCCATACTAA